A region from the Pristiophorus japonicus isolate sPriJap1 chromosome 14, sPriJap1.hap1, whole genome shotgun sequence genome encodes:
- the LOC139279544 gene encoding leucine-rich repeat-containing protein 10B, which translates to MKMGSAFQKVASVLSCSSDDELSCISNAMDEVLADRMLDACHKKIKRLPVPICSFTYVEKLYISNNRLRELPNEFEQLVNLKILALDFNKFEDVPRVVCNMQNLTRLYLGSNRLMTIPPEFRNLENLRCLWIESNYFRKFPKQLINMPSLRSLQMGDNKLKSLPEDLVRFINLRGFWLYGNRFEDFPKVLLKMEFLEILDVDKNKITEFPNMEHLSRLKLFSYDHNPAKHPPCVADSVTLVGEGAAELLAAKAQELEENEENQEPLHSILKNGSTALETEGSFSALECSQEET; encoded by the coding sequence ATGAAAATGGGGAGTGCATTTCAGAAGGTTGCCTCTGTCTTATCTTGCAGCTCCGATGATGAACTGAGCTGCATTTCGAACGCCATGGACGAGGTACTGGCCGACAGGATGCTGGATGCCTGCCACAAGAAGATAAAAAGACTCCCAGTCCCAATCTGCTCCTTCACATATGTAGAGAAGCTGTACATTAGCAACAACAGGCTGAGGGAACTCCCCAATGAGTTTGAGCAGCTGGTCAACTTAAAGATCTTAGCGCTGGACTTCAACAAATTTGAAGATGTGCCTAGAGTTGTATGCAATATGCAGAACCTAACCCGGCTCTATCTTGGTAGCAATAGATTAATGACAATTCCTCCAGAGTTTAGGAATCTAGAAAACCTCAGGTGTCTATGGATAGAGAGCAACTATTTCAGAAAGTTTCCCAAACAGTTAATTAATATGCCCAGTCTGAGGTCACTACAGATGGGAGACAACAAGCTAAAGTCTTTACCAGAGGATCTGGTTAGGTTCATAAACCTGCGTGGATTTTGGTTATATGGCAATAGATTCGAGGACTTCCCAAAGGTGTTATTGAAAATGGAATTTCTAGAAATCCTTGACGTGGACAAAAATAAAATCACCGAGTTCCCTAATATGGAGCACCTTTCAAGACTCAAACTGTTTTCCTATGATCATAACCCTGCCAAGCACCCACCGTGTGTGGCAGATTCGGTGACACTGGTGGGTGAAGGGGCAGCGGAATTGTTGGCTGCCAAAGCTCAAGAATTGGAAGAGAACGAGGAAAATCAGGAGCCTCTGCATAGCATCCTCAAAAACGGCTCGACAGCACTGGAAACGGAAGGCAGCTTCTCAGCATTAGAGTGTTCTCAAGAGGAGACATGA